A single genomic interval of Amycolatopsis albispora harbors:
- a CDS encoding cation:proton antiporter — protein MATGHALLAVGGAFLAAGVLARLGARIGLPTIPLFMLAGFLFGPNTPGLSLVDDPGEMSVLAGLGLVFLLFYLGLEFSLDDLVSGGKKLVGAGIGYLVLNIGGGLAFGFALGWGTREALVIAGAIGISSSAIVTKLLLETRRMNNPESRLIMGIIVIEDIFLALYLALLQPVLSGADDFAAALADFGKAFAFLLVLAALARWGGRLVSKLFGSADDELLTVCFVGVAVLGAALAEEVGVSDAIGAFMVGMMLGGSKVAPRIHKLVLPLRDAFGALFFFIFGLSIDPRAVGTVVVPVLLAVALTLVLNLAAGAFAAKLHSFDRQQGVNIGLTVLTRGEFSLVLATMATAAGLDTRVAPFVAGYVLLLAIIGPLAVIRSEWITRRLLPASVRRQR, from the coding sequence ATGGCCACCGGTCATGCCCTGCTCGCCGTCGGCGGTGCCTTCCTCGCCGCCGGTGTGCTCGCCCGCCTCGGCGCCCGGATCGGGCTGCCCACCATTCCGCTGTTCATGCTGGCCGGTTTCCTGTTCGGCCCCAACACCCCCGGACTGTCCCTTGTGGACGATCCGGGCGAGATGAGCGTGCTGGCCGGGCTCGGCCTGGTCTTCCTGCTGTTCTACCTCGGCCTGGAGTTCTCCCTCGACGATCTGGTCTCGGGCGGGAAGAAGCTGGTCGGCGCCGGGATCGGCTACCTGGTGCTCAACATCGGCGGCGGGCTCGCCTTCGGCTTCGCGCTCGGCTGGGGGACCAGGGAGGCGCTGGTGATCGCCGGCGCGATCGGCATCTCGTCCTCGGCGATCGTCACCAAGCTGCTGCTGGAAACCCGCCGGATGAACAACCCCGAATCCCGCCTGATCATGGGCATCATCGTGATCGAGGACATCTTCCTCGCGCTGTACCTGGCCCTGCTGCAGCCGGTGCTCAGCGGTGCCGACGACTTCGCCGCCGCGCTCGCCGACTTCGGCAAGGCCTTCGCCTTCCTGCTGGTGCTCGCCGCGCTCGCGCGCTGGGGCGGCAGGCTGGTGTCGAAGCTGTTCGGCTCGGCCGACGACGAACTGCTCACCGTCTGCTTCGTCGGGGTCGCCGTGCTGGGCGCCGCGCTGGCCGAGGAGGTCGGCGTGTCCGACGCGATCGGCGCCTTCATGGTCGGCATGATGCTGGGCGGGTCGAAGGTGGCGCCGCGCATCCACAAGCTGGTGCTGCCGCTGCGTGACGCTTTCGGCGCGTTGTTCTTCTTCATCTTCGGCCTGAGCATCGACCCGCGTGCGGTCGGCACGGTGGTCGTGCCGGTGCTGCTCGCCGTGGCGCTGACCCTGGTGCTGAACCTCGCGGCGGGCGCGTTCGCCGCGAAACTGCACTCGTTCGACCGGCAGCAGGGGGTCAACATCGGGCTGACCGTGCTCACCCGGGGCGAGTTCTCGCTGGTGCTGGCCACCATGGCCACCGCGGCCGGGCTGGACACCAGGGTGGCCCCGTTCGTCGCCGGGTACGTGCTGCTGCTGGCGATCATCGGCCCGCTCGCGGTGATCCGTTCCGAGTGGATCACCCGTAGGCTGCTGCCAGCGAGCGTGAGGAGGCAGCGGTGA
- a CDS encoding TetR/AcrR family transcriptional regulator codes for METATPSRRERLRAETAQEIKGIALRLMAESGPDAISLRAIAREMGMTAGAIYGYYRTRDDLITTLIRELYTELVEALFTARDAAGGPGARILAWAEAFRVWAVANPQGFRLIYGDPVPGYQPPPGGPAAEAEHRACSGLTALIGDAWPLISGGRSADADHQWHDFDEGLVAEFQASYPGLPPAAVALSLRMWGRMHGLVALEMYGHLGSQTSDPAKLYRAEMLDLIASLGLG; via the coding sequence GTGGAAACCGCGACGCCCAGCAGGCGGGAACGTTTGCGGGCGGAGACCGCCCAGGAGATCAAGGGCATCGCGCTGCGGCTGATGGCCGAGAGCGGGCCGGACGCGATCTCGCTGCGGGCGATCGCGCGTGAGATGGGCATGACCGCCGGGGCGATCTACGGCTACTACCGGACCAGGGACGACCTGATCACCACGCTGATCCGGGAGTTGTACACCGAACTGGTCGAAGCGCTGTTCACCGCTCGCGACGCGGCCGGCGGCCCGGGAGCGCGGATTCTGGCGTGGGCGGAAGCCTTCCGGGTGTGGGCGGTCGCCAACCCGCAGGGCTTCCGCCTGATCTACGGCGACCCGGTCCCCGGTTACCAGCCGCCCCCCGGTGGCCCCGCCGCCGAAGCCGAGCACCGCGCCTGCTCCGGCCTGACCGCGCTCATCGGGGACGCCTGGCCGTTGATTTCCGGGGGCCGGTCGGCGGACGCCGATCACCAGTGGCACGATTTCGACGAGGGACTGGTCGCCGAGTTCCAGGCGAGTTATCCGGGACTGCCCCCGGCCGCGGTCGCCCTTTCACTGCGGATGTGGGGGCGGATGCACGGGCTGGTCGCGTTGGAGATGTACGGCCATCTGGGGTCGCAGACCTCGGACCCGGCGAAGTTGTACCGGGCCGAGATGCTGGATCTGATCGCTTCGCTGGGGCTGGGCTAG
- a CDS encoding NAD(P)-dependent oxidoreductase: MRIGIFGATGVIGQRILAEADQRGHQVTAFSRNPAEGRRQADILDPGDAIDGLDVVVNAINSGRDPETAIANAEVFPASATALLKALERRPATRLVVIGGAGSLEVSPGRHLVDSDGFAESLPGLLGVPAEYVKVVLAQREALNRYRQSDRQWTYLSPSSALIQPGERTGRYRLGGDQLLEVTADISAEDLAVAVLDEIELPRHLQRRFTVGSAA, translated from the coding sequence ATGAGAATTGGCATCTTCGGCGCCACGGGTGTGATCGGGCAGCGGATCCTCGCCGAGGCCGATCAACGCGGACACCAGGTCACGGCCTTCAGCCGGAACCCCGCGGAGGGCAGGCGGCAGGCGGACATCCTCGACCCCGGCGACGCCATCGACGGGCTGGATGTGGTGGTCAACGCGATCAACTCGGGTCGTGACCCCGAGACGGCCATCGCGAACGCGGAGGTCTTCCCGGCGTCGGCGACCGCGCTGCTCAAGGCGCTCGAGCGCCGGCCGGCCACGCGGCTCGTCGTGATCGGCGGAGCGGGCAGCCTGGAAGTCAGCCCGGGCAGGCACCTCGTCGACTCCGACGGCTTCGCCGAGAGCCTGCCCGGTCTGCTCGGCGTGCCCGCCGAATACGTGAAGGTGGTGCTGGCGCAGCGGGAAGCGCTCAACCGGTACCGGCAGTCCGATCGCCAGTGGACCTATCTGAGCCCGTCGTCCGCGCTGATCCAGCCGGGCGAGCGCACCGGGCGCTACCGGCTCGGCGGCGACCAGCTGCTCGAGGTGACCGCCGACATCTCCGCCGAGGACCTGGCGGTGGCGGTGCTCGACGAGATCGAGCTGCCCCGCCACCTCCAGCGGCGGTTCACCGTCGGTTCGGCAGCGTGA
- a CDS encoding multidrug effflux MFS transporter, which yields MSTTEQVQAVEGVRPSKQRGLARYVLILGGLSAFGPLSIDMYLPALPVMTSELGTSDATLQLTLSAFIVGLAIGQIVIGPLSDAIGRRKPLIAGLAIYVVASVLCALSPTAELLIASRALQAVGAAAGIVIARATVRDLFSGIAMTRFFSMLMLVNGLAPILAPIVGGQVLNFTSWRGVFVVLTVFGALLMTVAALFLPEPLPMEHRRPARFGPIMRTYGGLLRDRNFVGYALASGLLFGAVFAYIAGSSFALQDVYQLSPQQYSLVFGLNGIGIVALGQVNGRIVGRFSERALLRFGLGLASVGALGILLATSLHLSLAVVLPPLFLLVSSIGLIMPNATSLAMAEHPRTAGSASALLGVLQFLVGGLATPLVGLGGQGSAVPMAVVMAGFTLAALVAFLTLPNRR from the coding sequence ATGAGTACTACCGAACAGGTCCAGGCGGTCGAGGGCGTACGCCCGAGCAAGCAGCGGGGCCTCGCGCGGTACGTGCTCATCCTGGGCGGGCTGTCCGCGTTCGGGCCGCTGTCGATCGACATGTACCTGCCCGCGCTGCCGGTGATGACCAGCGAGCTGGGCACCTCGGACGCCACCCTGCAGCTGACGCTCAGCGCGTTCATCGTCGGGCTGGCGATCGGGCAGATCGTGATCGGCCCGCTGTCCGACGCGATCGGCCGCCGCAAGCCGCTGATCGCCGGGCTCGCCATCTACGTGGTGGCGTCGGTGCTCTGCGCGCTCAGCCCGACCGCGGAACTGCTCATCGCCTCCCGCGCCCTGCAGGCGGTCGGCGCGGCGGCGGGCATCGTGATCGCCAGGGCGACCGTGCGCGACCTGTTCTCCGGCATCGCGATGACGCGCTTCTTCTCGATGCTGATGCTGGTCAACGGGCTGGCGCCGATCCTGGCCCCGATCGTCGGCGGCCAGGTCCTCAACTTCACCTCGTGGCGCGGGGTTTTTGTGGTGCTGACCGTGTTCGGCGCGCTGCTGATGACCGTCGCCGCGTTGTTCCTGCCCGAGCCGCTGCCGATGGAGCACCGCCGCCCGGCCAGGTTCGGGCCGATCATGCGCACTTATGGCGGGCTGCTGCGGGACCGGAACTTCGTCGGGTACGCGCTCGCTTCGGGCCTGCTGTTCGGCGCGGTGTTCGCCTACATCGCCGGCTCGTCCTTCGCGCTGCAGGACGTCTACCAGCTGAGCCCGCAGCAGTACAGCCTGGTGTTCGGGCTGAACGGCATCGGCATCGTGGCGCTGGGGCAGGTCAACGGGCGGATCGTCGGCCGGTTCAGCGAACGCGCGCTGCTGCGGTTCGGGCTCGGGCTGGCCAGCGTCGGCGCGCTCGGCATCCTGCTGGCCACCTCGCTGCACCTGTCGCTGGCCGTGGTGCTGCCGCCGCTGTTCCTGCTGGTGTCCAGCATCGGCCTGATCATGCCGAACGCGACGTCGCTGGCGATGGCCGAGCACCCGCGGACGGCCGGTTCGGCGTCCGCGCTGCTCGGCGTGCTGCAGTTCCTGGTCGGTGGCCTGGCCACCCCGCTGGTCGGCCTCGGCGGTCAGGGCTCCGCGGTGCCGATGGCGGTGGTGATGGCCGGGTTCACGCTCGCCGCGCTGGTCGCCTTCCTCACGCTGCCGAACCGACGGTGA